A single window of Triplophysa rosa linkage group LG20, Trosa_1v2, whole genome shotgun sequence DNA harbors:
- the LOC130570866 gene encoding red-sensitive opsin-1, protein MADQWGDAMFAARRRGDDTTREAAFVYTNSNNTKDPFEGPNYHIAPRWVYNVATLWMFFVVVASVFTNGLVLVATAKFKKLRHPLNWILVNLAIADLGETLLASTISVINQVFGYFILGHPMCIFEGYVVSTCGIAGLWSLTVISWERWVVVCKPFGNVKFDGKWASAGIIFSWVWAAFWCAPPIFGWSRYWPHGLKTSCGPDVFSGSEDPGVQSYMIVLMITCCILPLGVIILCYIAVWLAIRAVAQQQKDSESTQKAEKEVSRMVVVMILAYCVCWGPYTFFVCFASANPGYAFHPLAAAMPAYFAKSATIYNPIIYVFMNRQFRVCIMQLFGKKVDDGSEVSTSKTEVSSVAPA, encoded by the exons ATGGCAGATCAATGGGGAGATGCGATGTTCGCAGCCCGGCGAAGGGGAGACGACACAACGCGGGAAGCGGCCTTTGTATACACCAACAGCAATAACACCAAGG ATCCCTTTGAGGGACCCAACTATCACATTGCCCCTCGATGGGTGTACAATGTTGCAACACTCTGGATGTTCTTTGTGGTCGTCGCCTCAGTCTTCACCAATGGCCTGGTGCTGGTGGCCACAGCCAAATTCAAGAAGCTCCGTCACCCTTTAAACTGGATCTTGGTCAACCTCGCTATAGCTGATCTTGGAGAGACTCTTTTGGCCAGTACCATCAGTGTCATCAACCAGGTTTTCGGTTACTTTATCCTCGGACACCCCATGTGTATTTTTGAGGGCTATGTGGTCTCTACATGTG GTATCGCTGGTCTGTGGTCTTTGACTGTAATCTCATGGGAGAGATGGGTGGTCGTCTGCAAACCATTTGGAAATGTCAAGTTCGATGGTAAATGGGCATCTGCTGGAATAATTTTCTCCTGGGTTTGGGCTGCATTCTGGTGTGCACCCCCCATCTTTGGGTGGAGCAG GTATTGGCCTCATGGTCTTAAGACGTCCTGCGGTCCTGATGTCTTCAGTGGAAGCGAGGACCCTGGTGTTCAATCTTACATGATTGTACTGATGATCACCTGCTGTATTCTCCCTCTAGGCGTCATCATTCTCTGCTACATTGCTGTGTGGTTGGCCATTCGTGCT GTCGCTCAGCAGCAGAAAGATTCTGAGTCTACACAGAAGGCAGAGAAGGAAGTGTCCAGAATGGTGGTTGTCATGATCCTGGCCTACTGTGTTTGCTGGGGACCTTACACGTTCTTTGTATGCTTTGCATCAGCAAACCCAGGCTATGCCTTCCATCCATTGGCGGCAGCCATGCCAGCCTACTTTGCCAAGAGCGCGACCATCTACAACCCCATTATCTACGTCTTCATGAATCGACAG TTCCGTGTGTGCATCATGCAGCTCTTTGGAAAGAAGGTGGATGATGGTTCTGAGGTCTCCACATCCAAAACAGAAGTTTCCTCTGTGGCTCCTGCATAA
- the opn1sw2 gene encoding opsin-1, short-wave-sensitive 2 has protein sequence MRKGQTEFQEDFFIPIPLDTNNITALSPFLVPQDHLGHHGVFMTMAAFTFFLFIGGTAINLLTILCTVQFKKLRSHLNYILVNLAIANLLVSFFGSSLACYSFFNKYFIFGSTGCKIEGFASTLGGMVGLWSLSVVAFERWLVICKPLGNFTFKTQHAIVGCIIPWLFGNMAALPPLFGWSRYIPEGFQCSCGPDWYTTDNKYNNESYVAFLFCFCFAVPFGTIVFCYGQLLITLKSAAKAQADSASTQKAEREVTKMVVVMVFGFLVCWGPYASFAVWVVYNRGAPFDLRLATIPSCLSKASTVYNPVIYVLMNKQFRACMMKMVFGKNIDEDEASSQVTQVSSVGPEK, from the exons ATGAGAAAAGGACAGACCGAGTTTCAAGAAGACTTCTTTATTCCCATTCCTTTAGATACCAACAACATCACGGCTTTAAGCCCTTTCCTGGTCCCTCAGGACCACCTGGGACACCATGGTGTATTTATGACCATGGCTGCCTTTACATTCTTCCTTTTTATTGGAGGGACAGCAATCAACCTGCTTACCATTTTGTGCACAGTTCAGTTCAAGAAACTTAGATCTCACCTGAACTATATTCTTGTGAACCTTGCCATTGCCAATCTGTTGGTATCGTTTTTTGGCTCTTCATTAGCATGCTACTCCTTCTTTAACAAGTACTTCATCTTTGGGTCGACAGGATGTAAAATCGAAGGCTTTGCTTCAACACTTGGAG GAATGGTGGGTTTGTGGTCTCTGTCTGTGGTGGCGTTTGAAAGGTGGCTGGTTATTTGCAAACCCCTTGGGAACTTTACCTTCAAGACCCAGCATGCCATTGTTGGCTGTATCATTCCTTGGCTTTTCGGAAACATGGCTGCTCTCCCTCCACTATTCGGCTGGAGCCG ATACATACCTGAAGGCTTCCAATGCTCTTGTGGTCCTGATTGGTACACGACAGAcaacaaatacaacaatgaATCCTACGTCGCATTTTTGTTCTGCTTTTGCTTTGCTGTTCCTTTTGGCACCATTGTGTTCTGTTATGGTCAGCTACTCATCACACTCAAATCA GCGGCCAAAGCTCAAGCAGATTCAGCTTCAACCCAGAAGGCTGAGCGGGAGGTGACAAAGATGGTGGTGGTGATGGTGTTTGGCTTCTTGGTATGCTGGGGACCATATGCAAGCTTTGCTGTGTGGGTAGTTTATAACCGTGGTGCACCTTTTGACCTGAGACTGGCGACCATTCCGTCCTGCCTTTCTAAAGCCTCTACGGTGTACAATCCTGTCATCTATGTCTTGATGAATAAACAG TTCCGTGCATGTATGATGAAGATGGTCTTTGGCAAGAATATTGATGAAGATGAAGCTTCATCTCAAGTCACCCAGGTCTCATCTGTTGGACCAGAGAAATAA
- the LOC130570868 gene encoding LOW QUALITY PROTEIN: red-sensitive opsin-2-like (The sequence of the model RefSeq protein was modified relative to this genomic sequence to represent the inferred CDS: substituted 1 base at 1 genomic stop codon), with protein sequence MAEEWGNAVFAARRXDDDTTRDSMLVHTNSNNTRGPFEGPNYHIAPRWVYNVATLWMFFVVVASVFTNGLVLVATAKFKKLRHPLNWILVNLAIADLGETLLASTISVINQVFGYFTLGHPMCVFEGYVVSVCGIAGLWSLTVISWERWVVICKPFGNVKFDGKWASAGIIFSWVWAAFWCAPPICGWSRYWPHGLKTSCGPDVFSGNEDPSVRSFMVVLMITCCIIPLGIIILCYIAVWMAIRAVAQQQKDSESTQKAEKEVSRMVVVMILAYCLCWGPYTFFVCFGTAYPGYAFHPLAAAMPAYFAKSATIYNPIIYVFMNRQFRMCILQLFGKKVDDGSEVSTSKTEVSSVAPA encoded by the exons ATGGCAGAGGAGTGGGGAAATGCAGTATTCGCTGCCAGGCGATGAGACGATGACACGACGAGGGACTCTATGCTTGTCCACACCAACAGCAATAACACAAGAG GTCCTTTTGAGGGACCCAACTATCACATTGCCCCTCGATGGGTGTACAATGTTGCAACACTCTGGATGTTCTTTGTGGTCGTTGCCTCAGTCTTCACCAATGGCCTGGTGCTGGTGGCCACAGCCAAATTCAAGAAGCTCCGTCACCCTTTAAACTGGATCTTGGTCAACCTCGCTATAGCTGATCTTGGAGAGACTCTTTTGGCCAGTACCATCAGTGTCATCAACCAGGTCTTCGGCTACTTTACCCTCGGACACCCcatgtgtgtttttgagggctATGTTGTCTCTGTCTGTG GTATCGCTGGTCTGTGGTCTTTGACTGTAATCTCATGGGAGAGATGGGTGGTCATCTGCAAACCATTTGGAAATGTCAAGTTCGATGGTAAATGGGCATCAGCTGGAATTATTTTCTCCTGGGTTTGGGCTGCATTCTGGTGTGCACCCCCCATCTGTGGGTGGAGCAG GTATTGGCCTCATGGTCTTAAGACCTCCTGCGGTCCTGATGTCTTCAGTGGAAACGAGGATCCTAGTGTCCGATCCTTCATGGTTGTACTGATGATCACCTGCTGTATTATCCCTCTAGGCATCATCATTCTCTGCTACATTGCTGTGTGGATGGCCATTCGTGCT GTCGCTCAGCAGCAGAAAGATTCTGAGTCTACACAGAAGGCTGAGAAGGAAGTGTCCAGAATGGTGGTTGTCATGATCCTGGCCTACTGTCTTTGCTGGGGACCTTACACGTTCTTTGTATGCTTTGGAACAGCATACCCGGGTTATGCCTTCCATCCATTGGCGGCAGCCATGCCAGCCTACTTTGCCAAGAGCGCGACCATCTACAACCCCATTATCTACGTCTTCATGAATAGACAG TTCCGCATGTGCATCCTGCAGCTCTTTGGAAAGAAAGTTGATGATGGATCTGAGGTATCCACATCCAAAACAGAAGTTTCCTCTGTGGCTCCTGCATGA
- the hcfc1a gene encoding LOW QUALITY PROTEIN: host cell factor 1a (The sequence of the model RefSeq protein was modified relative to this genomic sequence to represent the inferred CDS: substituted 1 base at 1 genomic stop codon), protein MTSPGSTVPGTTGAPLQPRWKRVLGWSGPVPRPRHGHRAVAIKELMVVFGGGNEGIVDELHVYNTATNQWFIPAVRGDIPPGCAAYGFVCDGTRLLAFGGMVEYGKYSNDLYELQASRWEWKKLKPKAPKNGAPPCPRLGHSFSLVGSKCYLFGGLANDSEDPKNNIPRYLNDLYTLELRPGSNITGWDVPVTYGVLPPPRESHTAVIYTEKTTKKSRLVVYGGMSGCRLGDLWTLDIDTMTWNKPGIGGAAPLPRSLHSATIITNKMYVFGGWVPLVMDDVKVATHEKEWKCTNTLACLNLDSLSWETVLMDTLEDNIPRARAGHXAVAINNRLYVWSGRDGYRKAWNNQVCCKDLWYLETERPNAPSRVQLVRANTNSLEVSWGAVSTADTYLLQLQKYDIPSATAATSPALSAAPSLPGNSPKSPAPAAAAPSAQSLPQSGITLIPQAASPTASVTPGSPLAASTARGPAFLKVAAPQSGTGTSIVTVRQATQAGKSPVTVTSLPAGVRMVVPTQTTQGTPIGSSPQMSGMAALAAAAAATQKIPPSAGTTVLNVPAGATIVKTMALTPGSTTHPATVKVASPVMLSNPATRMLKTAAAQVGSPTVSSPTTAARPIITVHKSGTVTVAQQAQVVTTVVGGVTKTITLVKSPLSMGSTGTLFSNLGKVVSVVQTKPVQTGTMTGQATSNSLAQILQTKGPLPPGTILKLVTSADGKPTTIITTPQSGGTGNKPTILGISGMSPSSTSKPGTTTIFKTIPMSALQHGAAGVTSSTGVKSPITIFTTKMMTSGTPGKIITTVPKIGTATGQQGLTQVVLKGAPGQPGTILRTMPMGGVRLVSPVSVGGVKPTVTTLVVKGTTGATTLGTVTGTVSTSLAGGSIASANATLATPITTLGTIATLSSQVINATAVSAAKSSLTTVSSTVQPTQVTLITTPSSVEAQPGQDLPVSILASPTSEQPTSSESGAGDAAGTVTLVCSNPPCETHETGTTNTSTTATANMGTVPGGTVQRVCSNPPCETHETGTTNTATTASANMGNAQTATVQRVCSNPPCETHETGTTNTATTASSSMGGNRTGTVQKVCSNPPCETHETGTTNTATTASSNMSGNQTGTVQRVCSNPPCETHETGTTNTATTASSSMGGNQTGTVQKVCSNPPCETHETGTTNTATTATCSMETDEGAAQQSSEASESTSSTEVLPSSAAPQSRAITIVTQATPLPGPAVPSISSITESSEASAEPVVMESSEAESLQTEAEAVATQAEFQAEAVAMPSDFQGEAEALPSDFQGEAEAMQAESQAETGAVPMEHEATSMAEGEMAAEQLPAAEMEGVEAASASQNAEALALPPELMSDEQSTTLMVTGLTPEELAVTAAAEAAAQAAATEEAQALAIQAVLQAAQQAVMSSGEGGRDDQQTHTIPIILTQQELAALVHQQQQLQAAQQQAAAQAALPTEGLAPADSLNDPSSESNGHGEIAAASAEAGLLPRTTTETLAPSSTFAPAVVASPAKMQAAAALTEVANGIEALKQNPPTVTVKPPVKKENQWYDVGIVKVTNMVATHFYMPADDSAYVEDDSGTIPDYTQMKRVELQPGTAYKFRVAGINTCGRGTFSEISAFKTCLPGFPGAPCAIKISKSPDGAHLTWEPPSVTSGKITEYSVYLAIQSSQTTEAKASTPAQLAFMRVYCGPNPSCLVQSSSLSNAHIDYTTKPAIIFRIAARNEKGYGPATQVRWLQESSKDGISAKPAPKRAVSSPDAKGIGLKKARMDQ, encoded by the exons ATGACATCCCCAGGTTCCACTGTGCCTGGAACCACCGGCGCTCCTCTGCAGCCCCGATGGAAGCGGGTTCTGGGGTGGTCCGGGCCGGTCCCCCGGCCAAGACACGGACACAGAGCTGTGGCCATCAAGGAGCTGATGGTTGTTTTCGGCGGAGGAAACGAAGGAATCGTCGACGAGTTGCATGTTTATAATACTG CAACGAACCAGTGGTTTATACCGGCTGTTCGTGGAGACATTCCTCCAGGCTGTGCGGCATATGGTTTTGTATGTGATGGCACACGGCTGTTGGCGTTCGGTGGAATGGTGGAATATGGAAAATACAGTAATGACCTTTATGAGTTACAG gCAAGCAGATGGGAATGGAAAAAATTGAAACCAAAGGCCCCAAAAAATGGGGCTCCGCCATGTCCGCGTCTGGGCCACAGTTTTTCTCTTGTTGGCAGCAAGTGCTATCTCTTTGGGGGGCTTGCCAACGACAGCGAAGACCCCAAGAATAACATTCCCAG ATATTTGAATGACCTTTATACTCTTGAGCTTCGTCCGGGCTCCAACATCACGGGTTGGGATGTACCAGTCACGTATGGAGTTCTGCCTCCTCCACGAGAGAGTCACACTGCTGTTATTTATACTGAAAAAACTACTAAGAAGTCCCGTCTCGTCGTATACGGAGGAATGAGCGGCTGTCGTTTGGGAGATCTTTGGACATTAGACATTG ATACAATGACCTGGAACAAACCCGGGATAGGCGGCGCTGCACCACTCCCCCGGAGTCTTCACTCGGCCACCATCATCACAAACAA AATGTATGTTTTTGGAGGCTGGGTTCCCCTGGTGATGGATGATGTAAAAGTGGCCACACATGAGAAGGAATGGAAGTGCACAAACACATTGGCCTGTCTGAACTTGG ACTCGTTGTCCTGGGAGACCGTTTTGATGGACACTTTGGAGGACAACATACCCCGGGCACGAGCGGGACATTGAGCAGTCGCTATTAACAACAGGCTTTACGTGTGGAGTGGACGTGATGGGTATCGTAAAGCGTGGAACAATCAGGTGTGCTGCAAAGACCTGTGGTACCTGGAGACAG AACGACCTAATGCTCCTTCAAGGGTACAGCTTGTCCGAGCCAACACAAATTCTTTAGAGGTTAGCTGGGGAGCTGTGTCTACAGCAGATACGTACCTGCTTCAGCTTCAGAAATACGATATCCCGTCAGCCACTGCTGCCACCTCACCAGCTCTCAGCGCAGCTCCCTCTCTCCCTGGAAACTCGCCAAAGAGTCCAGCGCCCGCAGCAGCTGCTCCATCTGCGCAGAGTCTGCCCCAGAGTGGCATCACTCTCATCCCACAGGCTGCATCCCCCACAGCCTCAGTCACACCAGGAAGTCCTCTGGCGGCCTCCACAGCTCGTGGCCCAg cttttctaAAAGTTGCAGCCCCTCAGTCGGGCACTGGCACATCGATCGTCACCGTGCGACAAGCCACCCAAGCTGGAAAATCCCCAGTCactgtgacatcacttcctgcaGGTGTTCGTATGGTCGTGCCAACACAAACAACTCAAGGAACG CCCATAGGCAGCAGCCCTCAGATGAGCGGAATGGCAGCTTTGGCAGCAGCTGCTGCTGCTACACAGAAAATTCCCCCCTCTGCTGGAACCACTGTTCTTAATGTACCGGCTGGGGCCACAATAGTCAAAACAATGGCTCTGACACCTGGATCCACCACTCATCCCGCCACGGTTAAAGTGGCGTCTCCTGTCATG CTAAGCAATCCTGCCACACGCATGCTGAAGACAGCCGCTGCTCAGGTGGGCAGTCCAACAGTGTCGAGTCCCACTACAGCCGCTCGACCCATCATCACGGTGCACAAGTCAGGCACTGTTACCGTAGCTCAGCAGGCCCAAGTTGTGACCACTGTGGTGGGCGGAGTCACCAAGACCATTACTCTTGTCAAGAGCCCACTTTCTATGGGAAGCACTGGCACCCTG TTCTCTAATTTGGGCAAAGTGGTGTCAGTAGTTCAGACCAAACCAGTTCAGACGGGCACCATGACTGGACAGGCCACTTCCAATTCACTGGCACAGATTTTACAG ACAAAGGGTCCCCTTCCTCCCGGCACCATTCTGAAGCTGGTAACATCTGCTGATGGAAAACCAACCACCATAATTACCACCCCTCAATCAGGGGGCACAGGAAACAAGCCCACCATCCTGGGCATCAGTGGCATGTCTCCCAGTTCCACCAGCAAGCCGGGCACTACCACTATCTTTAAAACAATCCCCATGTCTGCTTTACAACATGGAGCTGCAG GTGTGACTAGTAGTACAGGGGTGAAGAGCCCTATCACCATCTTCACTACTAAGATGATGACATCTGGAACTCCAGGCAAAATCATTACAACAGTGCCCAAGATTGGCACAGCAACAGGCCAGCAAGGACTAACACAG GTTGTTTTGAAGGGTGCTCCAGGTCAACCCGGAACCATTCTTCGCACCATGCCAATGGGAGGAGTGCGTCTTGTGTCTCCAGTATCAGTGGGTGGGGTCAAGCCAACTGTAACCACACTGGTTGTGAAGGGAACGACTG GTGCAACAACTCTTGGCACCGTCACAGGTACAGTTTCTACCAGTTTAGCAGGAGGAAGCATAGCCAGTGCCAATGCCACCCTGGCAACCCCTATTACCACTTTGGGCACCATTGCCACCCTCTCCAGCCAGGTCATTAATGCTACCGCTGTGTCTGCGGCTAAAAGCAGCCTGACTACTGTCTCATCTACAGTGCAG cccaCCCAGGTCACCCTCATAACTACACCCAGTAGTGTGGAGGCTCAGCCTGGCCAAGACCTGCCCGTTTCCATCCTGGCCTCTCCTACCTCTGAGCAGCCCACCTCCAGTGAGTCTGGAGCAGGTGATGCCGCTGGTACTGTTACGCTAGTGTGCTCCAACCCCCCATGCGAGACTCACGAGACCGGCACCACCAACACATCCACCACTGCAACGGCAAATATGGGCACTGTGCCAGGCGGCACGGTCCAGAGGGTGTGCTCGAACCCACCCTGCGAAACACACGAAACGGGTACAACAAACACAGCCACCACAGCATCTGCCAATATGGGCAATGCCCAGACAGCCACTGTTCAGAGGGTCTGCTCCAACCCACCCTGTGAGACGCACGAGACGGGCACCACCAATACTGCAACCACAGCTTCATCTAGCATGGGTGGAAACCGAACAGGAACGGTTCAGAAGGTCTGCTCCAACCCACCCTGTGAGACGCACGAGACGGGCACCACCAACACGGCCACCACAGCTTCATCTAATATGAGTGGAAACCAAACAGGAACAGTCCAGAGGGTCTGCTCCAACCCACCCTGTGAGACGCACGAGACAGGCACCACCAACACTGCAACCACAGCATCATCTAGCATGGGTGGAAACCAAACAGGAACGGTCCAGAAGGTCTGCTCCAACCCACCCTGTGAGACGCACGAGACTGGCACCACCAACACGGCCACCACCGCCACCTGCAGTATGGAGACCGATGAGGGAGCAG CCCAACAGAGTAGTGAAGCATCAGAGTCCACCAGCAGCACAGAAGTCCTTCCTTCATCTGCGGCACCTCAGAGCCGAGCCATCACCATAGTCACACAAGCAACACCTCTACCAGGACCAGCTGTTCCA TCTATCTCTTCAATCACAGAGTCCTCGGAGGCAAGCGCCGAGCCTGTTGTTATGGAAAGCTCTGAGGCGGAGTCCTTGCAAACTGAAGCAGAGGCGGTCGCCACGCAGGCCGAGTTCCAGGCGGAGGCGGTGGCCATGCCAAGCGACTTCCAGGGAGAAGCTGAGGCTTTGCCAAGTGACTTCCAGGGAGAAGCAGAGGCCATGCAGGCGGAGAGCCAAGCGGAGACAGGCGCGGTGCCCATGGAACATGAGGCCACTAGTATGGCAGAGGGAGAAATGGCTGCAGAACAGCTACCAGCAGCAGAG ATGGAGGGTGTAGAGGCGGCATCAGCGTCCCAGAATGCCGAGGCTCTGGCCCTGCCCCCTGAGCTAATGTCGGACGAGCAGTCCACAACGCTGATGGTGACCGGTTTGACACCGGAGGAGCTGGCCGTCACGGCGGCCGCAGAGGCAGCGGCCCAGGCTGCAGCTACAGAGGAGGCCCAGGCCCTTGCCATCCAGGCAGTGTTACAAGCAGCACAGCAGGCTGTTATGA GTTCTGGTGAAGGAGGAAGAGATGACCAGCAGACCCACACCATACCCATCATTCTGACTCAGCAGGAACTGGCCGCCCTGGTTCATCAGCAGCAACAGCTTCAGGCAGCCCAGCAACAGGCCGCCGCCCAGGCAGCTCTGCCCACGGAGGGCTTGGCTCCGGCCGACAGCCTAAATGATCCATCTTCAGAGAGCAATGGACATGGCGAGATAGCAGCAGCAAGTGCAGAGGCCGGACTGCTGCCACGCACCACCACAGAAA CATTGGCTCCATCCAGCACTTTTGCACCTGCTGTAGTCGCCAGTCCAGCCAAGATGCAAGCAGCGGCAGCTCTGACTGAAGTGGCCAATGGAATTGAGGCTCTG AAACAAAATCCTCCCACTGTTACCGTCAAACCACCTGTTAAGAAAGAAAACCAGTGGTATGACGTTGGCATAGTCAAAGTGACCAACATGGTTGCAACGCATTTCTACATGCCCGCAGATGACTCCGCTTATGTTGAG GATGATTCTGGCACAATTCCTGACTACACTCAGATGAAGAGGGTGGAGCTTCAACCCGGGACTGCCTACAAGTTCCGTGTGGCGGGTATAAACACGTGTGGTCGTGGCACCTTTTCTGAAATATCTGCTTTCAAGACCTGCTTACCAGGATTCCCAGGGGCACCATGTGCTATAAAGATAAGCAAG AGTCCAGATGGTGCACACCTTACATGGGAGCCTCCATCCGTGACGTCAGGAAAGATCACAGAGTACTCTGTGTATTTGGCCATCCAGAGTAGCCAGACCACCGAGGCCAAAGCCTCTACCCCAGCCCAGCTGGCTTTCATGCGTGTTTACTGTGGGCCTAACCCCTCCTGCCTGGTCCAGTCCTCCAGCCTGTCCAACGCCCACATAGACTACACCACAAAACCTGCCATCATCTTCCGCATCGCAGCACGCAATGAGAAAGGTTACGGCCCAGCTACCCAAGTGCGATGGCTTCAAG AGTCGAGCAAAGATGGCATCTCTGCAAAGCCTGCCCCGAAAAGAGCAGTTTCTTCACCAGATGC